One Clostridium sp. CM027 genomic window carries:
- a CDS encoding helix-turn-helix transcriptional regulator gives MSILNTNIKEYREKALMKQAELAKLVEVRRETIVHLENGRYNPSLKLAMDIAKVFNTTVEELFKFVD, from the coding sequence GTGTCAATTCTAAATACAAACATTAAAGAGTATAGAGAGAAAGCATTAATGAAGCAAGCTGAACTTGCAAAATTAGTGGAGGTTAGACGAGAAACTATAGTGCATTTAGAAAATGGGAGATATAACCCATCCTTAAAATTAGCTATGGATATAGCCAAGGTATTCAATACGACAGTTGAAGAATTATTTAAATTTGTTGATTAA